A stretch of the Phycisphaerae bacterium genome encodes the following:
- the glyA gene encoding serine hydroxymethyltransferase, whose protein sequence is MITALEQYDPQMYELLRQEGARQSACIRLIPSENYVSKAVMAATGSCLTNKYAEGYPGKRYYEGQQITDLVESIAIERAKKLFKADHVNVQSHSGAVANFAAYSAVAAVGDTIMGLALPFGGHLSHGWKVNFTSKVFNSVSYEVDPQTGQFDFNKIEDLAKKHKPKIIITGASAYPRKIDFKTFGEIAKNVGAYHLSDIAHISGLVVAGLHQSPVPYADIVSTTTHKTLRGPRGGMLMCKASLAEAIDKAVFPGLQGGPHMHTISALAVALHEADTAEFVAYAKQIIKNAKVLSESLMEKGFTLFSGGTDNHLILIDLRSKGIPGKKLAKALDRARIETNYNTIPGDPAKPFNPNGLRIGTPAITTRGMKEEQMKIIASLITKVAENIDNEEVIAQVGRESLLLCSQFRVPEHFIIPPKSLF, encoded by the coding sequence ATGATTACTGCACTTGAACAATATGACCCTCAAATGTATGAATTGCTGCGTCAGGAAGGTGCCCGCCAAAGTGCCTGCATACGCCTGATTCCATCGGAAAACTATGTCTCTAAAGCAGTTATGGCAGCTACCGGAAGCTGTTTAACAAATAAATACGCCGAAGGTTATCCGGGCAAACGCTATTATGAAGGTCAGCAGATAACCGACCTTGTAGAGTCAATCGCCATCGAAAGGGCGAAGAAACTTTTCAAGGCCGACCATGTAAATGTTCAGTCTCATTCCGGCGCAGTCGCGAATTTCGCGGCATACAGCGCCGTTGCCGCAGTGGGTGATACGATTATGGGTCTTGCGCTTCCTTTCGGCGGTCATTTGAGTCATGGCTGGAAAGTCAACTTCACCAGCAAAGTTTTTAATTCGGTAAGTTATGAAGTTGACCCACAGACAGGGCAGTTCGATTTCAATAAAATCGAAGACCTCGCCAAAAAACACAAACCGAAAATTATCATCACCGGTGCAAGTGCGTATCCGCGAAAAATAGATTTCAAAACATTCGGCGAAATCGCAAAAAATGTCGGAGCATATCATTTAAGCGACATAGCGCACATCAGTGGCCTTGTAGTGGCAGGGCTTCATCAAAGTCCTGTGCCTTATGCCGATATTGTTTCCACGACAACCCACAAAACTTTACGCGGTCCTCGCGGCGGAATGCTTATGTGTAAAGCATCGCTGGCCGAAGCGATTGACAAAGCTGTGTTTCCGGGACTGCAGGGCGGCCCGCACATGCACACGATAAGCGCTCTTGCGGTTGCTCTTCATGAAGCCGATACCGCAGAGTTCGTCGCTTACGCAAAGCAGATTATCAAAAACGCAAAAGTTCTTTCAGAATCTCTTATGGAAAAAGGTTTCACTTTGTTCAGCGGCGGTACAGATAATCATCTTATACTTATCGACCTTCGCAGCAAAGGCATTCCCGGCAAGAAACTCGCAAAGGCTCTCGACAGGGCGAGAATAGAAACGAATTACAATACAATCCCCGGCGACCCGGCAAAACCGTTTAATCCAAATGGCCTTCGCATCGGCACACCTGCGATTACAACAAGAGGAATGAAAGAAGAGCAGATGAAAATAATCGCTTCTCTTATAACCAAAGTTGCCGAGAA
- a CDS encoding glycosyl hydrolase 115 family protein has protein sequence MKMTKAAAFFLLASCCFLNAKAADFVKQEYQQGDFKLVYNKISAGICYDQNDYKVVEISASYLAEDIKNVTGVMPAVCTDLGQIKGIAVIAGTIGHNNLIDKLIKEGKINTAGIAGRWETYGLAIVEKPFPNIDSALIIFGSDRRGTAYGIFELSKQIGVSPWYWWADVPVDKKENLIIKKGFYTEGPPSVRYRGIFLNDEDWGLKPWASKTFDPNLGDIGPRTYEKIFELLLRLKANHCWPAMHSCTKPFNYYPDNKKVADDYAIVMGSAHCEPLLFNNASEWDTAAMGEWRYDTNKENICKALDKRVSENGQFENLYTIGIRGIHDSGIIGNLSLEEKIVLMEKVFADERKILTAHIDKKITEIPQVFIPYKEVLTLYDNGLKVPEDVALIWVDDNFGYIRRLSNPLESKRPGGSGVYYHFSYLGNPHDYLWLFSTAPALMWEEMTKAYSFDSRRIWIVNVGDIKPAEYGTSFFLDLAWDVNMVDHSNISSHLSSWLGSVFGREYSDEMTAIMKEFYALGYERKPEFMGFGSEFGFHSNVARWEDTEYSFINYREAERRLERFAAISDKATQLYEKMPARLKPACFQLVYYPVVAGNYMNRKILLAQKNRWYAGQGRSGTNDIAEQARYCYDKIKDITKQYNELLDGKWKHMMAWEQTRISVYYNMPPLETIEVPQESKMGIFVQNFTPNRGIDYTYVLPCFNPISDSKYFIEIFNKGKTPFNWKAVPDQKWIKLSRSEGDVATEERIFVSIDWSAVPKQENLRGAIRIQGAGSEETVFVNCFNPASPAKEELKGTFVENDGVISIYAANYSRKVESNGISWATINGLGVTGKSVTMLPVTASPISPRSEQSPHLEYDIYIYNSGIVEIHSFVLPVFAINNFRGTFYGVSIDQEPCQGIDIGHAANSTQWAENVRRNVSENITKHYIDKPGKHTLKLWMIDTGMVFDKIIIDLGGLKRSCIGPEQTRVQ, from the coding sequence CGCTGTGATTGCAGGAACTATCGGGCATAACAATCTAATAGACAAGTTAATCAAAGAAGGGAAAATCAATACGGCCGGCATCGCGGGGCGATGGGAAACTTACGGTTTGGCAATTGTTGAAAAGCCTTTTCCAAATATCGATTCAGCGTTAATTATTTTCGGCAGCGATCGGCGGGGGACCGCTTACGGCATTTTTGAGTTGTCCAAGCAAATAGGAGTATCTCCCTGGTATTGGTGGGCAGATGTTCCTGTCGATAAAAAAGAAAACCTGATAATCAAAAAAGGATTTTATACCGAAGGGCCTCCTTCGGTACGGTATCGCGGAATATTTCTCAATGATGAAGATTGGGGATTGAAGCCCTGGGCATCGAAAACATTTGACCCTAATCTTGGAGACATAGGTCCCAGAACTTATGAGAAAATTTTTGAGCTTCTGTTGAGATTGAAGGCAAACCACTGCTGGCCTGCGATGCATAGCTGTACGAAACCATTTAATTATTATCCGGATAATAAAAAAGTCGCCGATGATTATGCGATCGTTATGGGTTCGGCCCATTGCGAGCCGTTGTTGTTTAATAATGCTTCAGAGTGGGATACAGCAGCGATGGGGGAGTGGCGGTATGATACGAACAAAGAAAATATCTGCAAGGCATTGGATAAGCGCGTTTCAGAAAACGGCCAATTTGAAAATTTGTACACCATCGGCATACGCGGCATTCACGATAGTGGAATTATCGGCAATCTGAGTTTGGAAGAAAAAATTGTTTTGATGGAGAAGGTCTTTGCCGATGAGAGAAAAATTTTAACCGCACACATAGACAAAAAAATTACAGAAATCCCACAGGTGTTTATTCCATATAAAGAAGTTCTGACGCTTTACGATAACGGACTTAAGGTTCCCGAAGATGTTGCGTTAATATGGGTGGATGATAATTTCGGATATATCCGTCGTTTAAGCAATCCGCTGGAGAGCAAACGCCCAGGCGGCAGCGGGGTCTATTATCATTTTTCCTATCTTGGCAACCCTCACGATTACCTGTGGCTGTTTTCAACTGCGCCTGCTCTAATGTGGGAGGAGATGACGAAAGCCTACAGTTTTGATTCTCGGCGCATATGGATAGTTAATGTCGGGGATATCAAGCCGGCCGAATATGGTACAAGCTTCTTTCTCGATTTGGCGTGGGATGTTAATATGGTGGACCACAGCAATATTTCATCGCATCTTTCGTCATGGCTGGGGTCGGTTTTCGGCAGGGAATACTCCGATGAGATGACAGCTATTATGAAAGAATTTTATGCTCTCGGATATGAGAGGAAGCCGGAGTTTATGGGGTTCGGCAGCGAATTTGGTTTTCACTCTAATGTGGCGCGATGGGAAGATACCGAATACAGCTTTATCAATTATCGTGAAGCGGAAAGACGGCTTGAGCGATTTGCAGCTATCAGCGATAAGGCGACACAGCTCTACGAAAAAATGCCGGCCCGTTTAAAGCCTGCTTGTTTTCAATTGGTCTATTATCCGGTTGTCGCAGGTAATTATATGAATCGCAAGATTCTGCTGGCCCAGAAAAACAGATGGTATGCAGGGCAGGGCAGAAGCGGCACAAATGATATTGCAGAACAGGCCAGGTACTGCTACGACAAAATCAAGGATATTACAAAACAATACAATGAACTGCTCGATGGAAAATGGAAACATATGATGGCCTGGGAGCAGACCAGAATATCTGTCTATTATAATATGCCTCCGCTTGAAACTATTGAGGTTCCCCAGGAAAGCAAGATGGGTATTTTTGTACAGAACTTTACACCGAACAGGGGAATCGACTATACTTATGTATTGCCTTGTTTTAATCCCATTAGTGACAGCAAATATTTCATCGAGATTTTTAATAAAGGGAAAACGCCATTCAACTGGAAAGCCGTGCCGGATCAGAAGTGGATTAAATTGAGCAGGTCCGAAGGAGATGTTGCGACTGAAGAGCGTATTTTCGTAAGCATTGACTGGTCCGCTGTTCCGAAGCAGGAGAATCTGAGAGGTGCAATCCGGATTCAGGGCGCAGGCAGCGAAGAAACAGTTTTCGTGAATTGCTTTAATCCCGCCTCACCGGCCAAAGAAGAATTAAAAGGTACATTCGTTGAGAACGATGGGGTCATTTCTATTTACGCTGCAAACTATAGTCGAAAAGTAGAATCAAACGGTATTTCCTGGGCAACTATCAATGGCCTCGGAGTAACCGGGAAATCGGTTACAATGCTGCCGGTAACGGCCTCTCCGATAAGCCCCCGGTCTGAGCAGTCACCGCATCTTGAATACGATATTTATATATATAATAGCGGCATCGTTGAGATACATTCCTTTGTTCTGCCTGTTTTTGCGATTAACAATTTCAGAGGGACGTTTTATGGAGTTTCCATTGACCAGGAGCCGTGTCAGGGTATAGATATCGGCCATGCTGCGAATAGCACCCAATGGGCTGAAAATGTCCGGCGAAACGTTTCTGAAAATATTACAAAACATTATATAGACAAACCGGGAAAACATACGCTGAAACTCTGGATGATTGATACCGGTATGGTATTCGATAAAATCATAATCGATTTAGGCGGACTCAAGAGGTCCTGCATTGGTCCGGAGCAAACACGGGTTCAGTGA